Sequence from the Drosophila subpulchrella strain 33 F10 #4 breed RU33 chromosome 3R, RU_Dsub_v1.1 Primary Assembly, whole genome shotgun sequence genome:
TTGTAGTGTAATTTCTGATCAGCCAACAAAAAGCCTTTGTTAAATAATGATGCAACACACAAAGCGCATGGTAAGTAAACTAATTAAGCAACAGGGAATTTGAGTATTTAATTGTTTGTCCACTTCAGCTGACTCCTTTGATGAGCGGCCTGCGAAGTTTGCCGGCACGCGGTGCAACAACTACGACGGCAGCGGCGCCCGCCAAAATTGAAAAAAGTGAGTTGTTGTACGTTTTCCATTGTGAAATTACtcaaattatttgtttttcaaatGCAGCCGTCAACACGGTTACCATTTTGGGTCGAGTTGGAGCCGATCCCCAGCTGCGTGGATCGCAGGAGCACCCGGTGGTCACCTTTTCGGTCGCCACACACACCAACTACAAGTGAGTACAGAACTTACACATGTGTGAGATTGGGCACACATGTGTTCGCAATTGAACTTGAAATCGAATCTCCAAGGAGGGCAGACAGTCACGGACATAAATATAGCAGTCTTAAAGTCCTTCTTGTTAAGAACACCATATTTTTAACAGAGGTGCACTTTTTAATCTCGGCTCAAGAGATATATTATAAGTTATTACCACACTCACTTCTTCATAAATTTTCTAAACAAAGAATTTCAGATATAGTTATCCTTTTCCAACTGTAAAAAGTCTAAACCCAAAGATCAGGGTATTATAATCTGCTTATTTTGCCAAAAACATAAATGTTATTGTGCCATCTCGAAAATGTTCATCAAATTGTTTTAAAGATTTATACGTAATCTGTTAGTCATTTCTCTGCTTAGATTTCTTTCCTTTTCCTAATGCTGGATtgattcataatttgaacatACTTAAAATGAAATGATATATTTTCAATGGATCCCTTAAGCTAATCTTGTTAACGGAGTAGTAAAAAACGAAAATCGGAGCTTTTGATCTGAAAccttaattaattttcaaatgatctcCCACAGATACGAGAACGGCGACTGGGCTCAGCGCACCGACTGGCATCGTGTGGTGGTCTTCAAGCCCAACCTGCGTGACACCGTGCTGGAATACCTGAAGAAGGGGCAGCGGACGATGGTGCAGGGCAAGATCACCTACGGAGAGATCACCGACCAGCAGGGCAACCAGAAGACCAGCACCAGCATCATTGCGGACGATGTGCTCTTCTTCCGCGATGCCAATAACTAGGAGTTAAGCCCAAAAGACCAAACCTAATCTTAAGCACAAAGTTAAACTTCAAGCATTGTAAGCATTTATACTACTCGTATGGATATATCGTGTTATCAGTTTTTGGATTACATGCGTAGTTGTACATCACATTTGACCACGGGCTTAAAATCGTTTTTCTTTTGGCAGGGGCATTGAGCGATCAATTTGCTAGGTTCCATTTTCTTGTTTAGCTCTTCGTACTCCCTCTGAATCTTCGATACCTCGCACTGCAACTTTTCGATTTCCTTCTCCAATAAGATCAGTATATTATTGTGATAATCGATGATCTTGGTAATCTGTGGATAAATGTATTTAAGGTATTCTAAAGTCTATATTTACCAAGAAATACCACAGATTTGGGAGGTAGTTTCGCGGAGGCCTCTTGGTTGTACATTTCGATCTCCTCCCTCATGGTGTTGCACTGGGCGGCTGTTTTTTCGGTGGACACGAGTAAACTCAGCAAATCCTCGTAGGTGACTCGTGCCAGGGGATACGTCCTACAACCATTGCTGTCAGATCTTGGGCAACTTTGCTCCAATCGGGTTACCGCCTTCTCCGCCTCGATCAAGTTTGTCTCGTTCTCATTTAGTTCCATTTCTAACTTAAGCATACTGCAGTTT
This genomic interval carries:
- the LOC119545714 gene encoding single-stranded DNA-binding protein, mitochondrial, which encodes MMQHTKRMLTPLMSGLRSLPARGATTTTAAAPAKIEKTVNTVTILGRVGADPQLRGSQEHPVVTFSVATHTNYKYENGDWAQRTDWHRVVVFKPNLRDTVLEYLKKGQRTMVQGKITYGEITDQQGNQKTSTSIIADDVLFFRDANN
- the LOC119545708 gene encoding uncharacterized protein LOC119545708 encodes the protein MCESKFSDPSSFLYLDMLADILMRDTLEMEADFNKKMEFIKEQEQKVLENAKNLISMDQVLSSINCSMLKLEMELNENETNLIEAEKAVTRLEQSCPRSDSNGCRTYPLARVTYEDLLSLLVSTEKTAAQCNTMREEIEMYNQEASAKLPPKSVITKIIDYHNNILILLEKEIEKLQCEVSKIQREYEELNKKMEPSKLIAQCPCQKKNDFKPVVKCDVQLRM